One Nicotiana tomentosiformis chromosome 4, ASM39032v3, whole genome shotgun sequence genomic window carries:
- the LOC104101550 gene encoding G-type lectin S-receptor-like serine/threonine-protein kinase At4g27290 isoform X2, with translation MESFLLVFQFLLQILLCGFLCSISSVKDTITATDFLIDGKTITSSDGSFEMGFFSPGSFMNNWYVGIWYKHDVPDKSVVWVANRAIPLNNTSGVVLKIIDPGRLALVTADNRITWSTNKSRPLAVKNPIAQLLNSGNLIVRDANDTEPENFLWQSFDYPTDTLLPGMKLGKNFVTRQEFYLSSWKNEYDPAPGDYTFHCDPTGYPQDVMRKGKVKVFSSGPWNGLRWSGVPGLTKNPVYTFTLDFDEKKAFYSYALLDSSVISKLTLNSKGMLQRWTWDEKRQEWHVYLASPADTCDNYGTCGAYGSCNIILSPVCSCLDKFVPKNSRNWAETSWSGGCVRRTSLNCQNGDGFLRYSGIKLPDTQYSWFDVSMTLQECKQACLKNCSCVAYSNLDIRNGGSGCLLWYGDLIDIRELPGGQDIYIRMAASELGSKKKTKLLVLSLSLVIGVAVVGLTIGLYTWTKKNKRKLNLKDDLDLPLFTLSTITKATSNFSAENKLGEGGFGSVYKGILEGGQEIAIKRLAKSSSQGVNEFKNEVICIAKLQHRNLVNLIGCCVGGEEKMLVYEYMPNRSLDFFIFDEKKSTILDWPKRFNIINGIARGLLYLHQDSRLRIIHRDLKASNILLDTDMNPKISDFGIARTVIGNETSANTHHVVGTHGYMSPEYVVDGVFSIKSDVFSFGVLVLEIISGKRNRGFSHGSRNINLLGHAWRLYKEGRTLELIDVHLTDSCYFSELLRLIHVALLCVQQRPENRPDMSTVVVMLANDAVLPQAKEPGFFTGSKFTDSDYSSTKYTTNEVTFTQLDPR, from the exons ATGGAAAGTTTTCTGCTTGTGTTTCAATTCTTGTTGCAGATATTATTATGCGGTTTTCTCTGTTCAATATCTAGTGTAAAAGATACTATTACTGCAACCGACTTTCTAATAGATGGTAAGACTATCACTTCATCTGATGGAAGCTTTGAAATGGGATTCTTTTCCCCAGGTAGTTTCATGAATAATTGGTATGTTGGAATATGGTACAAGCATGATGTACCTGACAAGTCTGTTGTATGGGTTGCCAATAGAGCAATTCCACTCAACAACACATCAGGTGTTGTGTTGAAAATCATCGATCCAGGACGACTTGCTCTTGTCACTGCTGATAATAGGATCACGTGGTCTACTAATAAGTCGAGGCCTTTGGCTGTGAAGAATCCAATTGCACAGTTGTTGAATTCGGGGAATCTTATCGTGAGAGATGCAAATGATACTGAACCTGAGAACTTCCTGTGGCAGAGTTTTGATTATCCTACAGATACGCTCTTACCAGGCATGAAGCTAGGTAAGAACTTTGTGACTAGACAAGAATTTTACCTCTCCTCGTGGAAGAATGAATACGATCCAGCACCAGGGGACTATACATTTCATTGTGATCCCACTGGATATCCTCAGGATGTCATGAGGAAAGGTAAAGTTAAGGTGTTCAGTAGCGGACCATGGAATGGTCTCCGCTGGAGTGGTGTACCAGGACTGACAAAAAACCCAGTTTATACATTTACTTTGGATTTTGATGAAAAGAAAGCATTTTACAGCTACGCGCTCCTGGATAGTTCTGTTATATCCAAATTAACCTTGAACAGTAAAGGTATGCTTCAGCGTTGGACGTGGGATGAGAAGAGACAGGAATGGCACGTTTACCTGGCTTCACCAGCAGATACCTGTGACAATTACGGAACATGTGGTGCATATGGTAGTTGCAACATCATACTTTCTCCCGTGTGTAGTTGCTTAGACAAGTTTGTGCCTAAAAATTCAAGAAATTGGGCAGAGACAAGCTGGTCTGGCGGGTGTGTTAGAAGGACATCCCTTAATTGCCAGAATGGAGATGGATTTCTCAGGTACTCTGGTATAAAACTTCCAGATACACAGTATTCTTGGTTTGATGTGAGTATGACACTCCAAGAGTGTAAACAAGCTTGCTTAAAGAACTGCTCTTGTGTGGCTTACTCAAATCTTGATATACGCAATGGTGGAAGTGGCTGTTTGCTTTGGTATGGTGATTTAATTGACATTCGAGAATTACCTGGAGGACAGGACATTTACATAAGGATGGCTGCGTCAGAGTTAG gctcgaagaagaaaacaaaactaCTTGTGTTGAGTCTGTCGTTAGTTATTGGAGTGGCTGTGGTTGGCTTGACTATAGGTTTGTATACTTGgacaaagaagaacaagaggaagCTGAATTTGAAAGATGACCTAGACCTTCCACTGTTTACCCTATCAACTATAACTAAAGCAACCTCTAATTTCTCAGCTGAGAACAAGCTTGGAGAAGGTGGATTTGGATCTGTTTACAAG GGAATCCTGGAGGGAGGACAAGAAATAGCTATAAAGAGGCTCGCAAAGTCTTCCTCGCAAGGAGTTAATGAGTTCAAGAATGAAGTTATTTGCATTGCCAAACTTCAGCATCGAAATCTTGTGAATCTTATAGGTTGCTGCGTTGGAGGAGAAGAAAAAATGCTGGTCTATGAATACATGCCCAACAGAAGTCTAGATTTCTTCATATTTG ATGAAAAGAAGAGCACGATACTCGACTGGCCTAAGCGTTTCAACATCATCAATGGAATTGCTAGAGGACTTCTGTATCTCCATCAAGATTCTCGGCTAAGAATTATCCACAGAGACCTTAAAGCTAGTAACATTTTGCTAGATACTGACATGAATCCCAAGATATCGGATTTTGGCATAGCTAGAACTGTGATAGGGAATGAGACTAGTGCTAATACACACCATGTAGTTGGGACACA TGGCTACATGTCCCCAGAGTATGTGGTCGATGGTGTTTTCTCAATTAAATCAGATGTATTTAGCTTTGGCGTGTTAGTGCTAGAGATAATCAGTGGCAAGAGGAACAGAGGATTTTCCCATGGAAGTCGCAATATCAACCTTCTCGGACAT GCGTGGAGACTTTATAAAGAAGGTAGAACATTGGAGCTAATTGATGTGCATCTAACGGATTCGTGTTATTTTTCTGAATTGCTACGGTTAATTCATGTCGCTCTGTTATGTGTACAACAACGTCCAGAAAACAGACCAGACATGTCTACAGTTGTTGTGATGTTGGCTAATGACGCTGTTTTGCCTCAAGCTAAGGAACCTGGTTTTTTCACAGGAAGCAAATTTACTGATTCTGATTattcttcaaccaaatatacaacaaATGAAGTTACCTTCACACAGTTAGATCCCCGGTAA
- the LOC104101550 gene encoding G-type lectin S-receptor-like serine/threonine-protein kinase At4g27290 isoform X1 — MESFLLVFQFLLQILLCGFLCSISSVKDTITATDFLIDGKTITSSDGSFEMGFFSPGSFMNNWYVGIWYKHDVPDKSVVWVANRAIPLNNTSGVVLKIIDPGRLALVTADNRITWSTNKSRPLAVKNPIAQLLNSGNLIVRDANDTEPENFLWQSFDYPTDTLLPGMKLGKNFVTRQEFYLSSWKNEYDPAPGDYTFHCDPTGYPQDVMRKGKVKVFSSGPWNGLRWSGVPGLTKNPVYTFTLDFDEKKAFYSYALLDSSVISKLTLNSKGMLQRWTWDEKRQEWHVYLASPADTCDNYGTCGAYGSCNIILSPVCSCLDKFVPKNSRNWAETSWSGGCVRRTSLNCQNGDGFLRYSGIKLPDTQYSWFDVSMTLQECKQACLKNCSCVAYSNLDIRNGGSGCLLWYGDLIDIRELPGGQDIYIRMAASELGSKKKTKLLVLSLSLVIGVAVVGLTIGLYTWTKKNKRKLNLKDDLDLPLFTLSTITKATSNFSAENKLGEGGFGSVYKGILEGGQEIAIKRLAKSSSQGVNEFKNEVICIAKLQHRNLVNLIGCCVGGEEKMLVYEYMPNRSLDFFIFDEKKSTILDWPKRFNIINGIARGLLYLHQDSRLRIIHRDLKASNILLDTDMNPKISDFGIARTVIGNETSANTHHVVGTHGYMSPEYVVDGVFSIKSDVFSFGVLVLEIISGKRNRGFSHGSRNINLLGHVRPAWRLYKEGRTLELIDVHLTDSCYFSELLRLIHVALLCVQQRPENRPDMSTVVVMLANDAVLPQAKEPGFFTGSKFTDSDYSSTKYTTNEVTFTQLDPR; from the exons ATGGAAAGTTTTCTGCTTGTGTTTCAATTCTTGTTGCAGATATTATTATGCGGTTTTCTCTGTTCAATATCTAGTGTAAAAGATACTATTACTGCAACCGACTTTCTAATAGATGGTAAGACTATCACTTCATCTGATGGAAGCTTTGAAATGGGATTCTTTTCCCCAGGTAGTTTCATGAATAATTGGTATGTTGGAATATGGTACAAGCATGATGTACCTGACAAGTCTGTTGTATGGGTTGCCAATAGAGCAATTCCACTCAACAACACATCAGGTGTTGTGTTGAAAATCATCGATCCAGGACGACTTGCTCTTGTCACTGCTGATAATAGGATCACGTGGTCTACTAATAAGTCGAGGCCTTTGGCTGTGAAGAATCCAATTGCACAGTTGTTGAATTCGGGGAATCTTATCGTGAGAGATGCAAATGATACTGAACCTGAGAACTTCCTGTGGCAGAGTTTTGATTATCCTACAGATACGCTCTTACCAGGCATGAAGCTAGGTAAGAACTTTGTGACTAGACAAGAATTTTACCTCTCCTCGTGGAAGAATGAATACGATCCAGCACCAGGGGACTATACATTTCATTGTGATCCCACTGGATATCCTCAGGATGTCATGAGGAAAGGTAAAGTTAAGGTGTTCAGTAGCGGACCATGGAATGGTCTCCGCTGGAGTGGTGTACCAGGACTGACAAAAAACCCAGTTTATACATTTACTTTGGATTTTGATGAAAAGAAAGCATTTTACAGCTACGCGCTCCTGGATAGTTCTGTTATATCCAAATTAACCTTGAACAGTAAAGGTATGCTTCAGCGTTGGACGTGGGATGAGAAGAGACAGGAATGGCACGTTTACCTGGCTTCACCAGCAGATACCTGTGACAATTACGGAACATGTGGTGCATATGGTAGTTGCAACATCATACTTTCTCCCGTGTGTAGTTGCTTAGACAAGTTTGTGCCTAAAAATTCAAGAAATTGGGCAGAGACAAGCTGGTCTGGCGGGTGTGTTAGAAGGACATCCCTTAATTGCCAGAATGGAGATGGATTTCTCAGGTACTCTGGTATAAAACTTCCAGATACACAGTATTCTTGGTTTGATGTGAGTATGACACTCCAAGAGTGTAAACAAGCTTGCTTAAAGAACTGCTCTTGTGTGGCTTACTCAAATCTTGATATACGCAATGGTGGAAGTGGCTGTTTGCTTTGGTATGGTGATTTAATTGACATTCGAGAATTACCTGGAGGACAGGACATTTACATAAGGATGGCTGCGTCAGAGTTAG gctcgaagaagaaaacaaaactaCTTGTGTTGAGTCTGTCGTTAGTTATTGGAGTGGCTGTGGTTGGCTTGACTATAGGTTTGTATACTTGgacaaagaagaacaagaggaagCTGAATTTGAAAGATGACCTAGACCTTCCACTGTTTACCCTATCAACTATAACTAAAGCAACCTCTAATTTCTCAGCTGAGAACAAGCTTGGAGAAGGTGGATTTGGATCTGTTTACAAG GGAATCCTGGAGGGAGGACAAGAAATAGCTATAAAGAGGCTCGCAAAGTCTTCCTCGCAAGGAGTTAATGAGTTCAAGAATGAAGTTATTTGCATTGCCAAACTTCAGCATCGAAATCTTGTGAATCTTATAGGTTGCTGCGTTGGAGGAGAAGAAAAAATGCTGGTCTATGAATACATGCCCAACAGAAGTCTAGATTTCTTCATATTTG ATGAAAAGAAGAGCACGATACTCGACTGGCCTAAGCGTTTCAACATCATCAATGGAATTGCTAGAGGACTTCTGTATCTCCATCAAGATTCTCGGCTAAGAATTATCCACAGAGACCTTAAAGCTAGTAACATTTTGCTAGATACTGACATGAATCCCAAGATATCGGATTTTGGCATAGCTAGAACTGTGATAGGGAATGAGACTAGTGCTAATACACACCATGTAGTTGGGACACA TGGCTACATGTCCCCAGAGTATGTGGTCGATGGTGTTTTCTCAATTAAATCAGATGTATTTAGCTTTGGCGTGTTAGTGCTAGAGATAATCAGTGGCAAGAGGAACAGAGGATTTTCCCATGGAAGTCGCAATATCAACCTTCTCGGACATGTAAGACCT GCGTGGAGACTTTATAAAGAAGGTAGAACATTGGAGCTAATTGATGTGCATCTAACGGATTCGTGTTATTTTTCTGAATTGCTACGGTTAATTCATGTCGCTCTGTTATGTGTACAACAACGTCCAGAAAACAGACCAGACATGTCTACAGTTGTTGTGATGTTGGCTAATGACGCTGTTTTGCCTCAAGCTAAGGAACCTGGTTTTTTCACAGGAAGCAAATTTACTGATTCTGATTattcttcaaccaaatatacaacaaATGAAGTTACCTTCACACAGTTAGATCCCCGGTAA